One part of the Bradyrhizobium sp. CB1650 genome encodes these proteins:
- a CDS encoding HD domain-containing phosphohydrolase — protein sequence MTASTNPAAKRRLLLASDRSDESSELVSILKAVGDVSTVSTQDIPEQPARDLSGIVVDINLRSPESVQRVRNKLRGEAYRSMPRLFVLADALHHGTMQAWALGATDTISRPLQPEAILQRIRAAFPDTAAYDATDRGKTLNRGVEAAHAVLTKMFEKLPLGVALTFDDVIAAESKILKAIKHSSLREWLTTVGCHHVGSYRHCLFVTGFAVAFAQHLGMREDDQRRLTRAALLHDVGKAFVPTALLDKPGKLTDEEMDEVRQHPRRGYDALAAQGGFPPEMLDVVLHHHEFLDGSGYPNGLSSNQISDIVRLTTIVDIYAALVEKRAYRMPFTHSRAFAMMEGMGGKLDQQLLQAFRPVALGAF from the coding sequence ATGACCGCCTCAACCAATCCAGCCGCCAAACGCCGGCTTCTGCTCGCCTCCGATCGGAGCGACGAGAGCAGCGAGCTCGTCAGCATCTTGAAGGCGGTCGGCGACGTTTCGACGGTTTCGACCCAGGATATCCCCGAGCAGCCGGCACGCGACCTCTCCGGCATCGTGGTCGACATCAACCTGCGCTCGCCCGAGAGCGTGCAGCGGGTCCGCAACAAGCTGCGCGGCGAAGCCTATCGCTCGATGCCGCGGCTGTTCGTGCTCGCGGACGCCCTGCATCACGGCACCATGCAGGCCTGGGCGCTCGGCGCCACCGACACGATCTCGCGGCCGCTTCAGCCTGAGGCCATTCTGCAGCGCATCCGCGCCGCCTTCCCCGACACCGCCGCCTATGACGCGACCGATCGCGGCAAGACGCTCAATCGCGGCGTCGAGGCGGCTCATGCGGTGCTGACCAAGATGTTCGAGAAGCTGCCGCTCGGCGTGGCCCTGACTTTCGACGATGTGATCGCCGCCGAGAGCAAGATTTTGAAGGCGATCAAGCATTCCTCGCTGCGCGAGTGGCTCACCACCGTCGGCTGCCACCATGTCGGCAGCTATCGGCACTGCCTTTTCGTCACCGGCTTTGCCGTCGCCTTCGCGCAGCATCTCGGCATGCGTGAGGACGACCAGCGCCGGCTCACCCGCGCCGCGCTGCTGCACGACGTCGGCAAGGCCTTCGTTCCCACCGCGCTGCTCGACAAGCCCGGCAAGCTCACCGACGAGGAGATGGACGAGGTCCGCCAGCATCCGCGCCGCGGCTATGATGCGCTCGCAGCCCAGGGCGGCTTCCCGCCGGAGATGCTGGACGTGGTCCTGCATCACCACGAATTCCTCGACGGCAGCGGTTATCCCAATGGTCTGTCGTCGAACCAGATCAGCGACATCGTGCGGCTCACGACTATCGTCGACATCTATGCTGCGCTGGTGGAGAAGCGCGCCTACCGCATGCCATTCACCCACTCCCGTGCCTTCGCGATGATGGAAGGCATGGGTGGCAAGCTGGATCAGCAGCTCTTGCAGGCGTTCCGGCCCGTGGCGCTGGGGGCGTTCTGA